In the Populus trichocarpa isolate Nisqually-1 chromosome 1, P.trichocarpa_v4.1, whole genome shotgun sequence genome, ttaatatttaattgagttTCTTAATTAAGTTGGAGTCTATGATTTAATGGGTTGTAAATTTGAGAGATTAACTATGTTCGCTCGAgttcatttgtatttttttaaacttatgttttttagttttatcattcgacatttgatttaattggagattaagtttcattattttttcttaaatcttttctataggatttttaaataattttaaaaataactcgggttatctctagtctttttatttgtttctctttgttaaatttagtattttttaaaacaaattttattttttaattattgtttttcattttcaaccttcaatatttggttgattagaattgagctctttatttttttttatttgagttccGTAAGGTTAATTATCGTGGTCTTATGCTTAGAATAGCGGGTTATCCATGGTTAATTCGGGTCGATCTGATAtattatcatctcaatattttttaaaataaatatgttattaaatataTCACCATCTCAATACTTTAGAAATATTTCATCAAATATACATTGAACTTCTTACTTTCTAatgtctttaaatttttttaagggttagaaaaaaaatattagcagaAACACGGACCAATAATGTTGttggataatatatatatatatatatatatatatatatatatatatatatatagatatatactgtttgtttttgtattttaaaagtgtttttgaaaaaaattgaaattttttattttttttgtttgaaattaatatttttttagtattttcaaattattttgatacgttgatatctaaaataatttttttaaaataaaaaatattattttaatatatttctaaataaaaaataattaaaaaaacaaccacaaacaTCACCAACAGCTCATAATATTGCAACGTTCACAAAGACCTAGTAAAGTCTCGTATATGGGTGGGAGAGGGAGGACTTAAAATTCGCATAAATTGTTAAAtgttaactaaattttttataccaaaaagaaaaaaaaaattcgtagTTTACTtgatattagtttttattacaACATCTATATAAAGATAGTTAGCATCTCTTGGTGATCCTAACCTTCAAGCCATTCTTCATATGAAGTACAACAGCAACACTCGGGAAAACCTGATGGCCTTCAACCACTTGAACATGATAATTCCAGAGCACTGCACAGGCAACCATCTTCATTTGAATAAAGCTGACGTCTTTTCCCAGGCAAGTCCTTGGCCCATCGTTGAACGCAGCAAACTTGTAAGGTGGTACGTGTATAATACCTCCTTTATCAGAAATCCACCTCTCAGGCTTGAATTCTAGGCAATCTTTGCCCCAAATTGCTTCCATTCTCCCCATTGAGTAGAAGGAAATCAAGACCTGCATCTTCCGTCGGATGCGATGACCGCTCGGAAGTGTATCTTCTTCAACTGCAGCCTTGTGATTAGTATGCACTGATGGGTATAGCCGCAGTGTCTCACACATGGCTGCGTGAAGATAAACCAGGCCATTTACCTCTTCTGCACTGAAAACCCTCAGCTTCCCATCCTTTTCCTTCACCAAATTTGCTGCTCTAATCTCTTCTAATATCTTGCTTTCTACTAGTGGATGCTCTGCGACAAGCCAGAAGAACCAAACAAGGCCTGCACTGGGAGTGTCTCTCCCGGCCACCAGGAGATTAGTTGCCGTGTCTCTTAAGAACTTGTTTGAAGAAGCTGCACTGTTTCCATGCTCTTTCATTTGAACTTTGATATAAGCTGTTAGTAAGTCGAAGTCTGCAGCTTCCTTCTCCTCGACAATATTCTCCATTTTGGCTTTATTTTCGTTTAAGACTTGCTCGCACCTTGTTGAGATGCATTTGTACATGAATTGATCAAATGTCTGCAAAGCTCTACTTAGTTTCTTCTCTTCTCCGATTTGAAGCCATTTTTGAAACTTCCAGTAAAACTCCGGCACGATGTGCCGGTAGAATACTGCCTCCTCCATGATATCGAAAGCTTTTGCATGTGCAACCTCAGGAAATTCAATCGTGAGACAATTTGGATCGAAACCCAAAACAGACATGCAGTTACTATCATACATGAACCGCTGAATCACATCTTGCATGTCTATTATCTCCGACATTTCTTTTCTGGAGACATGATCCAGGATTGGAAATAGGCCTTGAACCAACTTCTGGAGGATGGTCTTCTCTACCAATTCCTTGTACTTGTTGTTCTTCATGAATAGCTGAATCATTTTCCTCTGTGCTCTCCATGACTCCGAATCGGAATTGAGAATCCCATCTCCTAGAGGCTCAAAAATCTTCTTGTACACAGGTCCCTTTGGATAGTTTGCGAAGTTGTCGCTCAAGATGTGGTGCACATTCTTAGGATCGCTAGTGATCACGAAGTCCATGTTGGCAAACCAAGGACCCTTGAACTTTGAAGTTCCTCCATTATTTCTCAGGGTTCGCGTGGTATACTCATACAcgtttgatgaattgataaggAGCCGTGGTAGCATCCCTACAATTGGCCAGTTTCTTTTATCTGCGTCTAGCTTCCTGATCTGATCCCAGCAACGAAGCAAGAGAAAACAAACAAGTACTCCTACAACTGCAAGTATGTCAAATATTTCCATTGCTGGTCGGTTTTGGCTTCTCTCTCTCCAACTTTTAGCCTTTGCCGGCTGGGTTTTATAGTACAATGTGCACGGCGAGACGGCTGGTTAACGAATAGCCATTGGCGTGTAACAGAGCCCATTCTTCCTCGACTATCTTACTTCCCCCCATCTAATTAAATAGCTTTTACTGGCCTTATACCTCCCTCAGCCTACGAGTAAgattttaaactaattaaaaactaaagctCGGATATTGATCTTCCtgggaaaataaaaacagataaaactataaatattttacattgaCTATCTTCTTTATTGCAGAAAAAAATCTATTGTAAAAAGGAGTGTGCtataatttcatattttctaataagccatatatatttgataaaattggaGAAATTAACTCGTAAACTATCGTGGGAGTTGGGAAAATATACTATCGAGAGCCAAGTTTAGAGGTCAAgcaagtttgtttttttgtttgtgtaaaGACACTAACTTGGAGAGGTCATTTGTTTTGTATGATATTTGCTTGACCTTTTTGAAGCGCAAAAAATTCTGTCATACAAAAATTGCTGATCTTATCAAAAGCATAGACTGGAGAACACGCAGGGTCACCGGTCCTTCCCCACCCCCtgcctttttccttctttttctttcttgagttGGGCTTGATATGGATCCTAATTCTAGACATTTTAGCTGGCTCAAC is a window encoding:
- the LOC18095559 gene encoding alkane hydroxylase MAH1; this translates as MEIFDILAVVGVLVCFLLLRCWDQIRKLDADKRNWPIVGMLPRLLINSSNVYEYTTRTLRNNGGTSKFKGPWFANMDFVITSDPKNVHHILSDNFANYPKGPVYKKIFEPLGDGILNSDSESWRAQRKMIQLFMKNNKYKELVEKTILQKLVQGLFPILDHVSRKEMSEIIDMQDVIQRFMYDSNCMSVLGFDPNCLTIEFPEVAHAKAFDIMEEAVFYRHIVPEFYWKFQKWLQIGEEKKLSRALQTFDQFMYKCISTRCEQVLNENKAKMENIVEEKEAADFDLLTAYIKVQMKEHGNSAASSNKFLRDTATNLLVAGRDTPSAGLVWFFWLVAEHPLVESKILEEIRAANLVKEKDGKLRVFSAEEVNGLVYLHAAMCETLRLYPSVHTNHKAAVEEDTLPSGHRIRRKMQVLISFYSMGRMEAIWGKDCLEFKPERWISDKGGIIHVPPYKFAAFNDGPRTCLGKDVSFIQMKMVACAVLWNYHVQVVEGHQVFPSVAVVLHMKNGLKVRITKRC